The genomic window TCGTCCCAGCTCGGCACCGCCGCACGCCGCCCGGGCCGCACCCCGTCCGCCTCGGCCTGGCGGTCCGTCGTGCCGACGAGCCGGTCGCGGTGGCCGCTGACCGAGCGCGGCATGAGGACATCGGCGTACGCGGATCCGGCGCCCGCCGATGCCGCAGGGGCCGGGGGCTCCTCGGCGTCGGGCTCCTGCGCCGGCTCGGAGGTGGCCGGCGGGTCCACCGGAGCGGGCCGCTCCGGGACGACCATGTCGCCACGGAAGCTCGGCACCGCCTCCAGCAGGCTGGTCAGCGAGTCCCGCTCGCTCTCGTCGGTCTCCGCAGCCGGAGGCGGGGCGGGCGCCGGCAGGGCCGCCCGGTCGAGCGGGCGGTCGCGCGGCAGCCGCGCGATCCTCGGAACGAACGGGAAGCTCGGCTCCTGCGCGACGGCGATGGCGTCGTCGGTCTCACCGATCAGCGCGCGTGCCTCGTCGTCGACGGCCTGCACGAGCCGCCGCGGCGGGTCGTACGTCCAGCTCGCCGAGTGCGGCTCGCCCGCCACCCGGTAGACCAGCAGTACCTCCCAGGTGCCGTCGTCGCGGCGCCAGGAGTCCCACTGGACGGTGTCCTTCTCGGCGCCGCGCAGCAGCAGCCGCTCCTGCACCGCCTCGCCGAGCTGCGGGCCCGCGTTCTCGCCGGGGCGCCGTACGGGAGTCTTGCGCGCACGCTCGGCCATGAACGCCCGCTCCGCGAGCACCGGGCCCTCGAAGCGCCGCACCCGGTCGACGGGGATCCCGGCGAGCTGCGCGACCTCCTCGGCGGAGGCGCCTGCCCGTATACGTGCCTGGATGTCGCGGGGGCGGAGGTGGCTCTCCACCTCGATCTCGATCTGGCCGAGGCGGGCACGGTCATTGCGCACGGCAGCGCGCAGCCGCTCGTCAATCGGAAGCGTGTACTCCGTGCTGTCCGCAGCCTTCAGCACCAGTCGTGTGCCGTCGTTGGAGACGGCCACGACACGCAGTTCGGGCATGGGGACCTCCCGGGTGGTGCCTGCCGACGTCACGTGCGTCGCTGCTTCCGCTAGTCGAGTGTGGCCTGCCCGGGTGCAGCCTGCCACAACCTTGCCGAGTTGCCCGGCGTGTCGGGCATGGGCCCTGGATCGCCGTTATGGCACGGTTACCTGTTTGCAACGCAGCGTGACGAGCTTCGTCACGCTGTGCAGCAGGCGCCCGTGCGGTGCCGCGGCGCCGCCGGTTCGAGTGCCGCTTTCGGCCCCCTCCCGTAGTCCGGACACCCGTGAGGGAGGCCGGTCCCAGGGCTCGCCACAGTACTCCATTCGGGCCACGGGGGTGGACCGGCGCGCCGCCGAACTTCTCGTGGGGGGTGGGAGTTGGACGCCTGTACCCACCATCGGGGAGTGTCAAGCTTCACAGAATCCCCTGAATCGGAACTATTCGCTTTGCCTATATGTCCCTTCCTGGTGCATGGCTGGACAAGTAGGCAAACAGGGGCAGGAGATGCAGCAAAAGGAGCAGCGGCTCGATCTGAGCCTTCCCCAGGTTGCGGGCAGCGCGCTCGCGGCGGTCGCGGCGGCGGTGCTCGCCTCGCAGCTCGGTGTCTACGGAACGTTCATCGGCGCGGGCGTGGTCAGCATCGTCGTGACCTGTGGCGGCCCGGTTCTCCAGCAGTTGTTCCGGCGCACGGGCCAACAGCTCCGCGTCGCCGCGCAGTCGCGCGATCCTGCGGCGCGTACGCCGCAGGAGGCGTCCACCGAAGGGGAGTTCGGCGAGTCCACGACGTACGGCACGCGCGTCCGCGGATGGAAGCGGTCCGCTCTCGCGGCCGCCGTCGTCTTCGCCGTGG from Streptomyces sp. FIT100 includes these protein-coding regions:
- the sepH gene encoding septation protein SepH, which gives rise to MPELRVVAVSNDGTRLVLKAADSTEYTLPIDERLRAAVRNDRARLGQIEIEVESHLRPRDIQARIRAGASAEEVAQLAGIPVDRVRRFEGPVLAERAFMAERARKTPVRRPGENAGPQLGEAVQERLLLRGAEKDTVQWDSWRRDDGTWEVLLVYRVAGEPHSASWTYDPPRRLVQAVDDEARALIGETDDAIAVAQEPSFPFVPRIARLPRDRPLDRAALPAPAPPPAAETDESERDSLTSLLEAVPSFRGDMVVPERPAPVDPPATSEPAQEPDAEEPPAPAASAGAGSAYADVLMPRSVSGHRDRLVGTTDRQAEADGVRPGRRAAVPSWDEIVFGTRRKKQD